One window of the Corticium candelabrum chromosome 7, ooCorCand1.1, whole genome shotgun sequence genome contains the following:
- the LOC134182489 gene encoding helicase with zinc finger domain 2-like, translating into MDIYTSDEQYQPILSEFEQQALLLKALASLQLNMLSDVIRHTTPGNVVAYLISRDATSPHFLEFLALRAQAYERKGDIENALADVKAYLKMKPQSEEAAEQRKRGRCETVQNQKKDLSEVRKGVRTDRNVIGLARVHLERKGETAVAKGSSVKQKQRGQRQAGPRQEGAELVKSKSAVAAARSKPFAQAPPASKQSKSLASSYKLAQYREAPIYQASATATASRTMKKVQASQSTSLKPQSIQMKQSEDGRSFEGRVSFGRHCKRTLEQQNAEVRDRLDTNENVQEDTSAGFSKRDDEMKILLEALGCLNQRNYADDKKAWELEHLSFLIKETGDRIIRSVLHRGTSQGSSAYSETPSEFQFSEAVLQRGRVVCSKCFKGQNKKNATLTEKDLVLKTCPVHRDTAWNPMLVWPSKDDGKNTSYVSIRSRPRNVIVHFTLCRYRNRCHLAERCPYPHNIEELEVWTLDRDGESWKFRQPKKLCLCERFRVYKRCSSGRCCEYAHGKDELEEWKRRKRLYQNKLKLRNDTGDRSRLPLRQKVAEKLRATRDESGCFQHLIALDFPSVDIFCDPCEIVYITSTDGKNYKQLFCLRLDYSSDAKCRFQRATLIGASGCFKFLSSKDYVLTRPDNSEIAAKENSLRNGTHVLKIEFTSLTEQSFRQDVLLDFGVKPYLIKTLRIEIGNSEEMNLIKEFHQQMKNQSDQWTFDDKHLCLDYIDRRTDEEGFETKHLRPQGKQLMSRIHKALDEPLSTNNYHSRFHTLLFVEEIARVTALSGFNRQSMTMKIRQDSEGTLGEIDVGHRLPSNSTTSAFIRLFDDCVVFELRIHEIRGETLSLLLPPNFLDTTGITTNSDVHVQVDFQLAFDRTHYINLHEAVDCLSSDTVSQRLIAKPPHSNACNIDLCLTFPIQADLNSEQQKAIERVLCQRETFPVIVNGPFGTGKTHLLAEAVRIILDRPTVCRILICTQSNHAADLYVKKIDDFFQKKMCATAHLHRIYYKYYNRYRIDRSIFKVVSGYCKFENDQFIMPDKATLEKDRLVVITTLVTSMQLRRLGLPTRFFTHIFIDEAAQATEPETVAALSFASEKTCVVMAGDHKQINPPIHSPVARMGKLHYSLFRRLYKELPPVFDLKVDLVVNYRCHWDILSLSSRLFYHTVVVDKSNAAGPQDRHPKYPPVSFCATSKTQSKQAGYDGSYYNPKEAEAVVKHVKEILDDWPWWPYKDNDLCVITSERWQARYIRTLVRSFDKRVDVLTAGVVQGRQFRACVISTVLTEDGFRERGSLDDTDFLSNAKLLNTVITRAQSLVLVVGDPLCLCTCGKLDQLWLQYIAYCHDNGGCFGSMSFEELQMKLGILNTKLNPESQRFVPVSNSVEHFSRRVDSTIKNLTDERSAWSSQQHHSIAYNDDSDDDDMVEEYRRRVAQKKIERDLLQLSSKATVQPVEKGGGYEWQLVDHSTIDDSVKYGSSVLYEEHLRGNARFEVIKRDPNKYFRCRLHVTNGDDAVAVAYKMPNMEISIRGWKRRNRSFDGEEVLVRLDDTSRYGKEITSRNGTVVGIFQEERPSEWVCVLSKRGKNLLLPLDESLPCIINLPWDVEDNGIAIFKRRSRRHRPTSIEPINFIPVRDVSCKLFIVQFLKWRIDCMHPLGIVVEVLPFALTLESGIDILSRQYFPIRMNDELSQDAENDVTSFSRSIPFEEYYARGMPLTNAFTIDSANSTDLDDALSFEQDAETGSRRVSVYISDVSYFCRLGSSLDFYALTMGTTYYDQEGRRKRDMFPQRLSSNLFSLLPGVDRLAIRVRFEFDRNAKLVRLDYSRCIVRSKRKLSYETVEQIISGSLTAAIDEELTDQIRRLYDLSVCLRRQRLGGTRYHLQDRETAGCQRAHAMVEEFMLLTNKTVAESLIKKCRAITPLIVQGSSDSAKVEEWIKLFGAYFDSSCALSEIANKLTIGSQLATSTEGSCGPITISRRQWRGIQLAAKVEKDSHRRHQLRLLLCTESLYPQLAIAHTGYHRCLKRALYVCADHNDEALVFSVQKTMTENYILKKKFRRYVVIARELAL; encoded by the exons ATGGATATTTACACATCAGATGAACAATATCAGCCGATATTGTCAGAATTTGAGCAGCAGGCTCTCTTATTGAAGGCGTTGGCTTCCTTGCAACTG AATATGCTGTCTGACGTCATACGACATACAACACCTGGTAACGTAGTAGCCTATC TGATCAGTAGAGACGCTACGTCACCTCATTTTCTAGAATTTCTTGCACTCAGAGCCCAAGCGTATGAGAGAAAAGGTGATATTGAGAATGCGTTGGCTGATGTCAAAGCCTATCTAAAGATGAAACCCCAG TCAGAGGAAGCAGCAGAGCAACGGAAACGTGGTCGTTGTGAAACTGTACAGAATCAAAAGAAGGATCTCAGTGAAGTAAGAAAGGGTGTTCGCACGGATAGAAATGTCATTGGCCTTGCTCGTGTGCATCTGGAGAGGAAAGGTGAAACAGCAGTGGCCAAAGGATCGTCTGTCAAG CAAAAGCAACGTGGCCAAAGGCAGGCGGGGCCTCGTCAAGAGGGAGCTGAATTGGTGAAGTCGAAatcagcagttgcagcagcGAGATCAAAGCCTTTTGCGCAGGCTCCCCCTGCATCAAAGCAATCAAAGTCGCTTGCATCGAGCTATAAACTCGCTCAGTATCGAGAAGCTCCCATTTACCAAGCATCCGCTACTGCAACTGCAAGTCGTACAATGAAGAAAGTACAAGCGTCACAATCGACATCGTTAAAGCCTCAGTCAATACAAATGAAACAATCGGAAGACGGTAGATCATTTGAGGGTAGAGTTTCATTTGGTAGGCACTGCAAGAGAACATTAGAGCAACAAAATGCAGAAGTGCGTGATAGATTAGAC ACTAATGAAAATGTTCAGGAAGACACTTCTGCTGGTTTTTCGAAACGAGACGACGAAATGAAA ATACTGCTCGAAGCTCTTGGTTGCTTGAACCAAAGAAATTATGCAGATGACAAG aaaGCGTGGGAATTGGAACATTTGAGCTTCTTAATCAAG GAGACAGGTGATCGCATCATACGCTCGG TGCTACATCGCGGTACTTCACAAGGCTCATCTGCTTATTCCGAAACTCCGTCCGAATTTCAATTTAGTGAGGCTGTGTTGCAGCGGGGAAGGGTGGTGTGTTCAAAGTGCTTTAAAGGTCAAAATAAAAAAAACGCAACCTTAACAGAAAAAGACTTAGTACTCAAAACGTGTCCCGTTCACCGAGACACAGCATGGAATCCAATGTTGGTGTGGCCTTCAAAAGATGATGGCAAGAACACTTCATATGTTTCGATTCGGTCGAGACCAAGGAACGTTATCGTGCACTTTACACTCTGCCGGTATCGTAATCGTTGCCATCTCGCTGAGAGATGTCCTTACCCGCACAATATAGAAGAACTGGAAGTGTGGACGTTGGACAGAGATGGAG AGAGCTGGAAGTTTCGACAACCGAAGAAACTCTGTCTTTGTGAAAG gtttagggtgTACAAACGTTGTTCCTCAGGTCGTTGTTGTGAGTACGCCCACGGCAAAGACGAACTAGAAGAATGGAAAAGAAGAAAACGCCTGTACCAGAATAAATTGAAACTTAGGAACGACACTGGTGATAGAAGTAGACTTCCTCTGAGACAAAAGGTAGCTGAAAAACTGCGAGCAACCCGAGATGAATCTGGGTGTTTTCAACATTTG ATTGCTCTTGATTTTCCGTCTGTGGATATATTTTGTGATCCATGCGAGATTGTCTACATAACGTCCACAGACGGCAAGAACTACAAACAATTATTTTGTCTGCGTTTAGATTACTCTTCTGATGCT AAGTGCCGCTTTCAAAGAGCGACTCTAATTGGAGCTTCTGGCTGCTTTAAATTTTTGTCTTCAAAGGATTATGTGTTGACCAGACCGGACAATTCAGAAATTGCTGCAAAAGAAAACTCTTTACGTAACGGCACCCATGTGCTGAAAATTGAGTTTACCTCACTCACTGAGCAATCATTTCGGCAAGACGTACTGCTTGATTTTGGCGTCAAGCCTTATCTAATAAAGACTCTAAGAATTGAGATAGGAAACAGCGAGGAAATGAATTTGATCAAAGAGTTtcatcaacagatgaagaacCAGTCAGATCAGTGGACATTTGATGATAAACATTTGTGTCTAGACTATATTGATCGAAGAACTGACGAGGAAGGCTTTGAAACGAAACATCTTCGTCCTCAAGGTAAACAGCTTATGTCACGGATTCATAAAGCACTGGATGAACCCTTGTCTACGAATAACTACCACTCACGTTTTCACACTCTTCTTTTCGTTGAGGAGATAGCAAGAGTTACTGCTCTCAGCGG ATTTAATAGACAAAGTATGACGATGAAGATACGTCAGGATTCCGAGGGCACGTTGGGAGAAATCGATGTAGGTCACCGCCTTCCATCTAATTCAACAACCAGTGCATTTATTCGCCTGTTTGACGACTGTGTCGTGTTTGAGTTAAGAATTCATGAAATAAGAGGCGAAACGTTATCTCTTTTACTGCCACCCAACTTTCTTGATACCACTGGTATTACGACCAATTCTGACGTACACGTACAAGTTGATTTTCAGCTTGCATTTGACAGAACTCACTACATCAACTTACACGAAGCTGTTGACTGTTTGAGCAGTGACACTGTTTCACAACGTTTGATTGCAAAGCCACCTCATTCTAATGCTTGCAATATTGATCTATGTCTGACCTTTCCCATTCAAGCTGACCTTAACAGTGAACAACAGAAAGCAATAGAACGAGTTCTGTGTCAACGTGAAACCTTTCCCGTTATTGTCAACGGCCCTTTTGGAACAGGGAAAACGCACCTTTTAGCGGAGGCTGTGCGAATCATTCTTGACCGCCCCACGGTCTGTCGCATTCTTATTTGCACTCAATCGAATCATGCTGCAGATCTTTACGTCAAGAAAATCGACGACTTTTTTCAGAAGAAGATGTGTGCAACTGCTCATCTTCACAGAATTTACTACAAATACTACAATCGATACCGCATCGATCGTAGCATATTCAAAGTCGTTTCGGGCTATTGTAAATTTGAGAACGACCAATTTATTATGCCAGACAAAGCGACGCTAGAAAAGGACCGTCTTGTGGTCATTACGACTCTTGTCACTTCAATGCAGTTGAGAAGGCTAGGGCTTCCTACACGATTTTTTACTCACATTTTTATAGATGAAGCGGCTCAGGCTACGGAGCCGGAAACAGTAGCAGCTCTCAGCTTTGCAAGTGAGAAAACGTGTGTCGTTATGGCTGGCGATCACAAACAA ATTAATCCTCCTATTCATTCACCTGTGGCACGAATGGGCAAGCTTCATTACTCTCTCTTTCGTCGTTTGTACAAAGAGCTTCCTCCTGTATTCGATCTTAAAGTGGATTTAGTCGTCAATTACCGTTGCCACTGGGACATTCTTAGTCTATCATCTCGTCTATTCTACCACACTGTTGTCGTAGACAAAAGCAACGCCGCAGGTCCACAAGATCGTCATCCAAAGTATCCACCGGTCAGCTTCTGTGCTACGTCTAAAACTCAGTCAAAGCAAGCAGGATATGATGGATCGTACTACAATCCTAAAGAAGCTGAAGCTGTTGTCAAGCACGTAAAGGAAATATTAGATGATTGGCCGTGGTGGCCTTACAAAGACAACGATCTATGTGTTATTACAAGTGAAAGATGGCAG GCTCGCTATATTAGGACTCTTGTTCGCAGCTTTGACAAGAGAGTCGACGTATTGACTGCTGGTGTTGTTCAAG GTCGTCAGTTCCGCGCTTGCGTCATAAGTACGGTTCTAACGGAAGACGGATTTCGCGAACGCGGCAGCTTGGACGATACCGACTTCTTATCAAACGCCAAGCTGCTCAACACTGTTATCACACGGGCTCAGTCTCTCGTTCTCGTCGTCGGAGATCCCTTATGCTTGTGCACGTGCGGAAAACTCGATCAGTTATGGCTGCAGTACATTGCCTATTGCCATGACAACGGAGGATGTTTCGGATCGATGTCATTTGAGGAGCTGCAGATGAAGTTGGGTATCCTCAACACAAAACTGAATCCGGAATCGCAGAGGTTTGTACCTGTTTCAAACAGCGTGGAGCATTTCTCTCGACGTGTCGACAGCACTATAAAAAATCTGACGGATGAGAGGTCAGCGTGGAGTAGCCAACAACATCACAGCATCGCCTACAATGACGATTCTGACGACGACGACATGGTAGAAGAGTATCGCCGTCGAGTGGCACAAAAGAAAATCGAACGTGACCTACTGCAGCTGTCCTCTAAAGCGACCGTGCAACCGGTCGAAAAAGGAGGAGGATACGAATGGCAACTTGTCGACCATTCTACAATTGACGATAGTGTAAAGTACGGGAGTTCTGTTCTATACGAGGAGCACTTGAGAGGAAATGCTCGTTTCGAGGTGATCAAACGAGATCCAAATAAATATTTTCGCTGTCGGTTGCATGTGACGAACGGCGACGACGCCGTTGCCGTCGCTTACAAAATGCCAAACATGGAAATATCAATCAGAGGATGGAAGAGAAGAAACCGATCCTTTGATGGAGAAGAAGTTCTCGTACGGTTAGACGACACATCACGTTATGGAAAGGAGATTACGTCGCGCAACGGTACAGTTGTTGGTATTTTTCAGGAGGAGAGACCGAGCGAATGGGTGTGTGTTCTATCTAAAAGAGGCAAAAATTTATTGCTGCCGTTAGACGAATCGCTTCCTTGCATAATTAATCTTCCGTGGGACGTTGAAGATAACGGAATTGCGATTTTCAAGAGAAGATCGAGGAGACATAGGCCTACTTCCATCGAGCCGATTAACTTTATTCCTGTGAGGGATGTGTCGTGCAAACTCTTTATTGTTCAATTTCTAAAGTGGAGAATCGACTGCATGCACCCGTTGGGCATTGTTGTTGAAGTCTTGCCTTTTGCTCTGACGTTAGAATCTGGGATAGACATTTTGTCTCGTCAATACTTTCCAATCAGAATGAACGATGAATTGAGTCAAGACGCTGAGAACGACGTCACATCATTTTCACGCTCTATTCCATTTGAAGAGTACTATGCTCGCGGCATGCCGTTGACAAATGCCTTTACAATCGATTCAGCAAACTCCACAGACTTAGACGATGCTCTCAGCTTTGAGCAAGACGCAGAGACCGGGAGTCGTCGAGTCTCTGTTTACATTTCCGACGTTTCTTATTTCTGCCGATTGGGATCGAGTCTCGATTTTTACGCATTAACAATGGGGACGACGTACTACGACCAAGAAGGTCGAAGAAAACGCGACATGTTTCCACAACGGCTCAGCTCGAATCTCTTCAGCCTTCTACCTGGTGTCGATCGTCTGGCAATCCGCGTTCGTTTTGAATTCGATCGCAATGCCAAGCTAGTTCGATTGGACTACAGTCGATGCATTGTTCGTTCTAAACGCAAACTCTCTTACGAAACAGTTGAACAGATAATTAGCGGAAGCTTAACTGCTGCGATTGACGAAGAATTGACTGACCAAATTCGACGTCTTTATGATTTGAGTGTTTGTTTAAGACGTCAACGGTTAGGCGGAACGAGGTACCATTTGCAGGACAGAGAGACTGCAGGGTGTCAGCGAGCGCATGCCATGGTGGAAGAGTTTATGCTGCTGACTAACAAAACAGTGGCAGAGAGTTTGATTAAGAAATGTCGCGCGATTACTCCACTAATCGTACAAGGCTCTTCAGACTCTGCCAAAGTTGAAGAATGGATTAAATTGTTTGGAGCCTACTTTGATTCCTCGTGTGCACTTAGCGAAATCGCTAACAAACTGACCATTGGTTCTCAGCTTGCGACATCTACTGAAGGTTCATGCGGACCTATTACGATATCTCGACGTCAGTGGCGTGGCATTCAACTAGCAGCAAAGGTAGAAAAGGACTCTCACCGTCGACATCAGCTACGTCTATTGTTATGCACAGAGTCGCTCTATCCTCAGCTAGCCATAGCGCATACAGGATACCATCGATGCCTTAAGCGAGCTTTGTATGTTTGCGCTGATCACAATGACGAGGCG CTCGTGTTTTCGGTTCAGAAGACAATGACGGAAAACTATATACTGAAGAAAAAATTCAGGAGATATGTTGTCATTGCTCGAGAACTCGCGCTTTAG